Proteins co-encoded in one Kutzneria chonburiensis genomic window:
- a CDS encoding MFS transporter, whose translation MPLALLALAVSAFGIGTTEFVIMGLLPEVAGDLHVTIPTAGLLISGYALGVVIGGPLLTVAGNRLPRKNLLLGLMALFIVGNLISAVSHSYALLLTGRVVAALAHGAFFGVGSVVAASLVPAARQASAIALMFTGLTVANVLGVPGGTALGQAFGWRSTFWAVTALGVIGLLGVAFLVPKQPLEPGPGLRGELAVLKRPQVLLALAMTALGFGAVFAAFTYIAPMMTEVAGFSSGSVTWLLVLFGVGLVVGNLIGGKAADRRLMPSLYVILAALAAILLVFVYTAHAPIPAAITLFLFGTIGFATVPGFQTRVMQQADGAPALASTANIAAFNLGNAFGAWLGGLAIDAGLGYTSPSWIGAALAFVGLVVAALSGLLERRQQTWPPSTSNGTTEPAAAGVTCSVSSPSA comes from the coding sequence ATGCCTCTGGCCCTGCTCGCCCTGGCGGTGAGCGCGTTCGGCATCGGGACGACCGAGTTCGTCATCATGGGCCTGCTGCCCGAGGTTGCCGGCGACCTGCACGTCACGATCCCGACGGCCGGCCTGCTGATCTCCGGCTATGCGCTGGGCGTGGTCATCGGCGGCCCGCTGCTCACGGTGGCCGGCAACCGGCTGCCCCGCAAGAACCTGCTGCTCGGGCTGATGGCGTTGTTCATCGTCGGCAACCTGATCTCGGCCGTGTCCCACAGCTACGCCCTGCTGCTGACCGGCCGCGTGGTCGCGGCGCTGGCCCACGGGGCGTTCTTCGGCGTCGGCTCGGTGGTCGCGGCCAGCCTGGTCCCGGCGGCCAGGCAGGCCAGCGCCATCGCGCTGATGTTCACCGGCCTGACCGTGGCCAACGTGCTTGGCGTACCCGGCGGCACCGCCCTGGGCCAGGCCTTCGGCTGGCGCTCGACGTTCTGGGCGGTGACCGCGCTCGGCGTCATCGGCCTGCTTGGCGTCGCCTTCCTGGTCCCGAAGCAGCCGCTCGAACCCGGTCCCGGGCTGCGCGGTGAACTGGCCGTGCTGAAGCGGCCGCAGGTGCTGCTCGCGCTGGCCATGACCGCGCTCGGCTTCGGCGCTGTGTTCGCCGCGTTCACCTACATCGCGCCGATGATGACCGAGGTCGCGGGTTTCTCCAGCGGCTCGGTCACGTGGCTGCTGGTGCTGTTCGGCGTCGGGCTCGTGGTTGGCAACCTGATCGGCGGCAAGGCGGCGGACCGCAGGCTGATGCCCAGCTTGTACGTCATCCTCGCCGCCCTGGCCGCGATCCTGCTGGTGTTCGTGTACACCGCCCACGCCCCGATCCCGGCCGCGATCACGTTGTTCCTGTTCGGCACGATCGGCTTCGCCACGGTCCCGGGCTTCCAGACCCGCGTGATGCAGCAGGCCGACGGCGCGCCCGCGTTAGCGTCCACGGCGAACATCGCCGCGTTCAACCTTGGGAACGCGTTCGGTGCCTGGCTGGGCGGCCTGGCCATCGACGCGGGCCTGGGGTATACGTCACCGAGCTGGATCGGAGCCGCGCTCGCGTTCGTGGGTCTCGTCGTCGCCGCATTGTCGGGTCTGCTGGAGCGCCGTCAGCAGACGTGGCCGCCATCGACTTCCAACGGGACCACGGAGCCCGCCGCGGCCGGCGTGACATGCAGCGTGAGCAGCCCGTCGGCGTAG
- a CDS encoding dioxygenase gives MRLPTLYLSHGAPPLADDKLWTGQLAAWSKDLPKPKAILMVSAHWEEAPLTVSATTTVPLVYDFWGFPQHYYDVKYAAPGAPQLADRVRKLLGQQVHDAPERGLDHGAYVPLVEMYPDADVPVLQMSMPTLDPEKLMEIGRKLAPLRDEGILIIGSGFFTHNLSAMRSVGTPTWSSEFDEWGHHALDAGDVDSLLDFEHKSPAGRLAHPRTEHFAPLFVTLGAAEDELTSQRTVIDGFWHGLAKRSIQIG, from the coding sequence ATGCGTTTGCCGACCCTGTACCTCAGCCACGGCGCGCCGCCGCTGGCCGACGACAAGCTGTGGACCGGCCAGCTGGCCGCGTGGTCGAAGGACCTGCCGAAGCCGAAGGCGATCCTGATGGTGTCGGCGCACTGGGAAGAGGCGCCGCTGACCGTGTCGGCCACCACGACCGTGCCGCTGGTCTACGACTTCTGGGGCTTCCCACAGCACTACTACGACGTGAAGTACGCCGCCCCGGGCGCGCCGCAGCTGGCCGACCGGGTGCGCAAGCTGCTGGGCCAGCAGGTGCACGACGCCCCGGAGCGCGGCCTCGACCACGGCGCGTACGTGCCGCTGGTGGAGATGTACCCCGACGCGGACGTCCCCGTGCTCCAGATGTCCATGCCCACACTGGATCCCGAGAAGCTGATGGAGATCGGCCGCAAGCTGGCTCCGCTGCGCGACGAAGGCATCCTGATCATCGGCAGCGGCTTCTTCACGCACAACCTGAGCGCCATGCGGTCCGTCGGCACGCCGACGTGGTCGTCGGAGTTCGACGAGTGGGGCCACCACGCCCTCGACGCCGGCGACGTCGACTCGCTGCTGGACTTCGAGCACAAGTCCCCGGCCGGCCGCCTGGCCCACCCGCGCACCGAGCACTTCGCGCCGCTGTTCGTCACGCTCGGCGCGGCCGAGGACGAGCTGACCAGCCAGCGCACCGTGATCGACGGCTTCTGGCACGGCCTGGCCAAGCGGTCCATCCAGATCGGCTAG
- a CDS encoding helix-turn-helix transcriptional regulator has protein sequence MTETVHNRIAMLRAERGISRRQLADALGVHYQTIGYLERGEYSASLYLALRIAEHFEVPVEVVFSTKPFPRIGSEDRPA, from the coding sequence ATGACCGAGACGGTGCACAACCGCATCGCCATGCTGCGGGCCGAGCGCGGCATCAGCCGGCGCCAGCTGGCCGATGCGCTCGGCGTGCACTACCAGACCATCGGCTACCTCGAACGCGGCGAGTACAGCGCCAGCCTCTACCTGGCGCTGCGCATCGCCGAGCACTTCGAGGTCCCGGTGGAGGTCGTCTTCTCCACCAAGCCGTTCCCCCGCATCGGCAGCGAGGACCGGCCGGCGTAG
- a CDS encoding DUF742 domain-containing protein: MVEVGRTGARFGSARNRGRWTDVEPDVEQPTPVAPAEQEPIHEPASEVGRTGARFGSSRARYRWQKDDDLPGAHRAGDADDDDVAHTQPMPAPPKPTPPPPPEYPEDDRSWDDLDDDEEPSSLVRPYARTGGRTEASRELRLETLISVDRSDVVLAMEHRRIVEICERTTSVAEVAAALPAPLGVARVLIDDLIELGVLTVHTGDSRPDEALLARVLAGLRRL, from the coding sequence GTGGTGGAGGTCGGTCGGACCGGAGCTCGCTTCGGGTCGGCGCGCAACCGTGGCCGGTGGACGGACGTCGAACCGGACGTGGAGCAGCCGACACCGGTGGCGCCGGCGGAACAGGAGCCGATACACGAGCCGGCGTCGGAGGTCGGGCGCACCGGCGCCCGTTTCGGCTCGTCACGGGCTCGCTACCGCTGGCAGAAGGACGACGACCTGCCAGGAGCCCATCGGGCTGGGGATGCGGACGATGACGACGTCGCGCACACTCAGCCGATGCCGGCCCCGCCCAAACCGACGCCGCCACCGCCGCCGGAGTACCCCGAGGACGACCGGTCATGGGACGACCTCGATGACGACGAGGAACCCAGCTCGCTGGTCCGCCCTTACGCGCGCACGGGTGGGCGGACCGAGGCGAGCCGCGAACTCCGGCTGGAAACACTGATCTCGGTCGACCGCTCCGACGTAGTACTGGCCATGGAGCACCGTCGCATCGTGGAGATCTGCGAACGGACCACCTCGGTGGCCGAGGTCGCGGCCGCCCTGCCGGCGCCGCTGGGCGTGGCCCGTGTCCTGATCGACGACCTCATCGAGCTCGGGGTGTTAACGGTGCATACCGGAGACAGCCGCCCCGACGAGGCACTTCTGGCCCGGGTGTTGGCGGGACTTCGCAGACTGTGA
- a CDS encoding glycoside hydrolase family 3 protein, translating into MPRARKGAATFRLADTGQQQEPTPRQVADDLVATLSLAEKIELTQQTQPALPRLGLPAADFTLRCVTDGVESEFPLPLGLGSSWNPDLVARVGVAMADEIRASGGGGVREIPLVNPSYDPRHARNERGFGEDPLLCSKLGVVYALGLRGPEKAHPKTVPVVRHVDDLDRCAMAPGFNLRVFNEYEMPVYRAVVETGGAAGIVLSQMMIEDYPALAAQLFQLVLRGWSDGEAAIWSEKQPGRPLTSGGQALALRLGADAFMGGERTVDEIAEAYHRGEVTEAMITAAARRMLMLRLQLLASSSGPAHVDRKAHQELVQRASRESIVLLRNDGLLPLLVGPGMRLAVIGPHGEGLADELSRRVTAQYVSGADRVTVPGLDGEFELTEWRAGRYTLTSETMTIEATTGPDGVVTDDEGEPLEWQRAAHGIADAVALAREADVVVLAIGSNPAFDGENRATLELPPQQHQLVRAVRAANPNVVLVVRSSYPYALRWEDTYLPAILWSAHPADEAIAEILFGDCAPSGRLPQTWYRADDDLPPTLDYDLIQGSGTYMYQECEPLYAFGHGLTYTTFTYEELDLSSRVINSHDSVTVTVRVRNNGFRDCHEVVQLYTRQLNSQVRQPRKVLRDFRKVLIPARDSRTVTFRLRGADLCFWDVTRDKWVVETALHEVFIGGSSAKAATSAVLDVHGSTLPPRTLAGVAVNAHSYDESMGVSLVDISSVAGPVVAAAKDGAWLGLLGYDLNGCRSWSLTASNDGDEPVPVELRCGAPDGRLLGTVLVPPTTDRRRYAVATGSLMPVDEISDLFVVFPEQGPWITRIGFA; encoded by the coding sequence ATGCCGAGGGCGAGGAAAGGGGCGGCCACGTTCCGACTCGCCGACACCGGCCAGCAGCAGGAGCCCACCCCGCGACAGGTCGCCGATGACCTCGTCGCCACCCTCAGCTTAGCGGAGAAGATCGAACTCACTCAGCAGACCCAGCCGGCCCTGCCCCGGCTCGGCCTGCCGGCCGCGGATTTCACGCTGCGGTGCGTCACCGACGGCGTCGAGTCCGAGTTCCCGCTGCCGCTGGGCCTGGGCAGCAGCTGGAATCCGGACCTGGTGGCCCGGGTCGGCGTGGCCATGGCCGACGAGATCCGGGCGTCCGGTGGCGGCGGCGTGCGGGAGATCCCGCTGGTCAACCCGTCCTACGATCCGCGGCACGCGCGCAACGAGCGCGGCTTCGGCGAGGACCCGCTGCTGTGCTCCAAGCTCGGCGTCGTGTACGCCCTGGGGTTGCGCGGCCCGGAGAAGGCCCACCCGAAGACCGTGCCGGTCGTGCGGCACGTGGACGACCTCGACCGCTGCGCCATGGCCCCCGGCTTCAACCTGCGCGTCTTCAACGAGTACGAGATGCCGGTGTACCGGGCCGTGGTGGAGACCGGCGGCGCGGCCGGGATCGTGTTGTCGCAGATGATGATCGAGGACTATCCGGCGCTGGCCGCGCAGCTGTTCCAGCTCGTGCTGCGCGGGTGGAGCGACGGCGAGGCGGCGATCTGGAGCGAGAAGCAGCCGGGCCGGCCGCTCACCTCCGGCGGCCAGGCGCTGGCGCTGCGGCTCGGCGCGGACGCCTTCATGGGCGGCGAGCGGACCGTCGACGAGATCGCCGAGGCGTACCACCGCGGCGAGGTCACCGAGGCGATGATCACCGCCGCCGCGCGGCGGATGCTGATGCTGCGGCTCCAGCTGCTGGCCTCCAGCTCCGGACCGGCGCACGTGGACCGCAAGGCGCACCAGGAGCTGGTGCAACGCGCGTCCCGTGAGTCGATCGTGTTGCTACGCAACGACGGCCTGCTGCCGCTGCTGGTCGGCCCGGGCATGCGGCTCGCGGTCATCGGCCCGCACGGCGAGGGGCTGGCCGATGAGCTGAGCCGTCGCGTCACCGCCCAGTACGTCAGCGGGGCCGACCGCGTCACCGTGCCGGGGCTGGACGGCGAGTTCGAGCTCACCGAGTGGCGGGCGGGCCGGTACACGCTGACGTCCGAGACGATGACGATCGAGGCCACCACCGGTCCCGACGGCGTGGTCACCGACGACGAGGGCGAGCCGCTGGAGTGGCAGCGGGCGGCGCACGGCATCGCCGACGCCGTGGCGTTGGCCCGCGAGGCCGACGTGGTCGTGCTGGCGATCGGCAGCAACCCCGCCTTTGACGGTGAAAACCGGGCCACGCTGGAACTTCCGCCGCAGCAGCACCAGCTGGTGCGGGCGGTGCGGGCGGCCAACCCGAACGTGGTGCTGGTCGTGCGCAGCAGCTATCCGTACGCGCTGCGCTGGGAGGACACCTACCTGCCGGCGATCCTGTGGAGCGCGCACCCGGCCGACGAGGCCATCGCGGAGATCCTGTTCGGCGACTGCGCCCCGTCCGGGCGGCTGCCGCAGACCTGGTACCGCGCCGACGACGACCTGCCGCCGACCCTGGACTACGACCTGATCCAGGGCAGCGGCACGTACATGTACCAGGAGTGCGAGCCGCTGTACGCCTTCGGGCACGGGCTGACCTACACCACGTTCACCTACGAGGAGCTGGACCTGAGCTCGCGGGTGATCAACTCGCATGATTCCGTCACGGTGACGGTCCGGGTACGCAACAACGGGTTCCGCGACTGCCACGAGGTCGTGCAGCTGTACACGCGGCAGCTCAACTCGCAGGTGCGGCAGCCGCGGAAGGTGTTGCGGGACTTCAGGAAGGTGCTCATCCCGGCCCGGGACAGCCGGACCGTGACGTTCCGGCTGCGCGGCGCCGACCTGTGTTTCTGGGACGTCACCAGGGACAAGTGGGTGGTGGAGACCGCGCTGCACGAGGTCTTCATCGGCGGCTCCTCGGCCAAGGCGGCCACCAGCGCCGTGCTCGACGTGCACGGCAGCACGCTGCCGCCGCGGACGCTGGCCGGCGTCGCGGTCAACGCCCACTCCTACGACGAGTCCATGGGAGTGTCCCTTGTGGACATTTCCAGTGTAGCCGGACCCGTTGTGGCGGCGGCGAAGGACGGCGCCTGGCTCGGGCTGCTCGGCTACGACCTGAACGGCTGCCGGTCGTGGAGCCTGACCGCGTCCAACGACGGCGACGAGCCCGTGCCGGTGGAGCTGCGCTGCGGCGCGCCGGACGGCCGGCTGCTCGGCACCGTGCTCGTGCCGCCGACCACCGACCGCCGCCGGTACGCCGTCGCCACCGGCTCGCTGATGCCGGTGGACGAGATCAGCGACCTGTTCGTGGTGTTCCCCGAGCAGGGGCCGTGGATCACGCGGATCGGCTTCGCGTAA
- a CDS encoding M56 family metallopeptidase, with protein sequence MDDGALVPLLAPMLAWALVHCRSWPPRATSWLIAGICALLALASSVTLAVTAVSSLLNGSVLLGSVLGTLFLAAVLSVGAAGWHRRRAWQIPVDGLALLPDDEPVAYALPGGVVVSRGMVRALAADQRRALLAHERAHVSLRHHRFVLIVDLASAAQPLLWPLRDAVRYTVERWADEVAAATTGDRVLTARAVATAALAARHSRLSVATLGISAGPVPQRVAALLTPVRPRYRILALLTVVLVGYVFVEATEAILDLWQLF encoded by the coding sequence ATGGATGACGGCGCGCTGGTGCCGCTGCTGGCGCCGATGCTGGCCTGGGCCCTGGTCCACTGCCGGTCGTGGCCGCCGAGGGCGACCAGCTGGCTGATCGCGGGGATCTGCGCGCTGCTGGCGCTGGCCAGCAGCGTGACGCTCGCCGTGACCGCCGTTTCCTCGCTGCTCAACGGTTCCGTGCTGCTCGGCTCCGTGCTCGGCACGTTGTTCCTCGCCGCGGTCCTCTCGGTCGGTGCCGCGGGTTGGCACCGGCGTCGGGCTTGGCAGATTCCCGTTGACGGGCTTGCCCTTCTGCCCGACGACGAGCCCGTCGCCTATGCCCTGCCCGGTGGCGTTGTCGTCTCCCGCGGCATGGTCCGGGCCCTGGCCGCCGACCAGCGACGTGCCCTGCTCGCCCACGAACGGGCCCACGTTTCCTTGCGGCATCACCGTTTCGTGCTCATCGTCGACCTGGCCAGCGCCGCCCAGCCCTTGCTGTGGCCGCTTCGGGACGCCGTTCGGTACACAGTGGAGCGTTGGGCCGACGAGGTCGCCGCGGCCACCACCGGTGACCGTGTGCTCACCGCCCGTGCCGTCGCCACCGCCGCCCTCGCCGCCCGCCACTCCCGGCTTTCCGTTGCCACGCTGGGCATTTCCGCCGGTCCCGTACCGCAGCGCGTCGCCGCCCTGTTGACGCCCGTCCGGCCCCGGTACCGGATTCTGGCCCTGCTCACCGTTGTCCTCGTCGGCTACGTCTTCGTCGAGGCCACCGAGGCGATTCTCGACCTCTGGCAGCTGTTCTAG
- a CDS encoding BlaI/MecI/CopY family transcriptional regulator, which produces MRRRSGELESEVLAALWAGDGPMTPAQVQAELGGDLAYTTVVTILSRLHEKGAAARERQGRAYAYSPVQDEPGRAAGRMRKLLDAEPDRRLVLTRFVTDLSQEDEVLLRQLLADSDG; this is translated from the coding sequence ATGCGACGCAGGTCCGGCGAACTCGAGTCCGAGGTGCTGGCCGCGCTGTGGGCGGGCGACGGTCCGATGACGCCCGCGCAGGTGCAGGCCGAACTGGGCGGTGACCTCGCCTACACCACCGTGGTCACGATTCTGTCGCGACTGCACGAAAAAGGCGCGGCTGCACGGGAGAGGCAAGGTCGGGCGTACGCGTATTCCCCAGTCCAGGACGAACCGGGCCGGGCGGCCGGTCGGATGCGTAAGCTCCTCGACGCCGAGCCGGACCGGCGCCTTGTGCTGACCCGGTTCGTGACGGACCTGAGCCAGGAGGACGAAGTGCTGCTGCGACAACTGCTCGCGGACTCGGATGGATGA
- a CDS encoding ABC transporter permease — MNRLSGAARSGFSRGLIEFRHMFTTTQDLVAFLLPTVIFMVAMAFLRAVPTGAAGLSIGTLMVTSVLGSNVCFSGLLTVSQALSTEREDGTLLRAKAVPNGMLSYLIGKIVFISGATLVSLVITLTYALVVFDEVTVPGPLGWLKLAAVLVFGLFATMPLGAVLGSVFSSPRMTGFISMPIMGLMAVSGILYPITILPVWVQWIAQAFPMYWLGLGMRSALLPDSALAVEIGQSWRGWETFGVLGLWAVIGLALAPAVLRRMARRESGSSVAARREKAMQRIG, encoded by the coding sequence GTGAACCGGCTGTCCGGCGCCGCGCGCAGCGGTTTCTCCCGTGGGCTCATCGAGTTCCGGCACATGTTCACCACGACGCAGGACCTGGTGGCGTTCCTGCTGCCCACCGTGATCTTCATGGTGGCCATGGCCTTCCTGCGGGCCGTGCCGACCGGGGCCGCCGGGCTGTCCATCGGCACGCTGATGGTGACCAGCGTGCTCGGTTCCAACGTGTGCTTCAGCGGGCTGCTGACCGTGTCGCAGGCGTTGAGCACCGAGCGTGAGGACGGCACGCTGCTGCGGGCCAAGGCCGTGCCCAACGGCATGCTGTCCTACCTGATCGGCAAGATCGTGTTCATCAGTGGCGCGACCCTGGTAAGCCTGGTCATCACGCTGACCTACGCGCTGGTGGTGTTCGACGAGGTGACCGTGCCCGGGCCGCTCGGCTGGCTCAAGCTGGCCGCCGTGCTGGTGTTCGGGCTGTTCGCCACCATGCCGCTGGGCGCGGTGCTCGGCTCCGTGTTCTCCAGTCCGCGGATGACCGGCTTCATCAGCATGCCGATCATGGGGCTGATGGCCGTGTCCGGCATTCTGTATCCCATCACCATCCTGCCGGTGTGGGTGCAGTGGATCGCGCAGGCGTTCCCGATGTACTGGCTGGGTCTGGGGATGCGGTCGGCGTTGCTGCCCGACTCCGCGCTGGCCGTCGAGATCGGACAGTCGTGGCGGGGCTGGGAGACTTTCGGTGTGCTCGGTCTCTGGGCCGTGATCGGCCTGGCCCTGGCGCCCGCCGTGCTCCGGCGGATGGCTCGGCGCGAGTCCGGCTCCAGCGTGGCCGCGCGGCGGGAGAAGGCGATGCAGCGGATTGGGTGA
- the uppS gene encoding polyprenyl diphosphate synthase, with protein sequence MASWLTGPVYALYTHRLRRRVRQGPVPRHIGLIMDGNRRWARHKGMVSPSVGHRYGAEHVDDVLEWCRATGIEHVTVFVCSAENLQRRGDEEVAYLMGVIEDVVTERLTKGNEHWRVHIAGSLDVLPDSTAHALKRAVEQTRTREKGHITLAVGYGGRQELVEAMREHLYVNGDKSPRDIAAALTMDDITDRLYTAGRPDPDLVIRTSGEQRMSNFLLWQSAYAELYFCEAYWPAFREVDFLRALRSYAQRQRRHGA encoded by the coding sequence ATGGCTTCTTGGCTCACGGGACCGGTCTATGCCCTGTACACCCATCGCCTGCGCCGGCGGGTCCGGCAGGGGCCGGTGCCGCGGCATATCGGGCTGATCATGGACGGGAACCGGCGGTGGGCTCGGCACAAGGGCATGGTGTCGCCGAGTGTGGGGCATCGTTACGGAGCGGAGCATGTGGATGACGTGCTGGAGTGGTGCAGGGCAACGGGAATCGAGCATGTGACGGTGTTCGTGTGCTCGGCGGAGAACCTGCAACGCCGCGGGGACGAAGAGGTCGCCTACCTGATGGGCGTGATCGAGGACGTCGTCACGGAGCGGCTGACGAAGGGCAACGAGCACTGGCGGGTGCACATCGCGGGAAGCCTGGATGTGTTGCCGGACAGCACGGCCCACGCGCTGAAGCGGGCGGTGGAACAGACGCGGACACGGGAGAAAGGGCACATCACGCTGGCGGTGGGCTATGGGGGACGGCAAGAACTCGTGGAGGCAATGCGGGAACACCTGTACGTCAACGGGGACAAGAGTCCGAGGGACATCGCGGCGGCGCTGACGATGGACGACATCACGGACCGGCTGTACACGGCGGGCCGGCCGGATCCGGATCTGGTGATCAGGACCAGCGGCGAGCAGCGGATGTCGAACTTCCTGCTGTGGCAGAGTGCCTACGCGGAACTGTACTTCTGCGAAGCGTACTGGCCGGCCTTCCGGGAAGTGGATTTCCTGCGGGCGCTCAGGAGTTACGCACAGCGGCAACGCCGTCACGGCGCCTAG
- a CDS encoding PHP domain-containing protein, which yields MHDHHHHHGDTPDYADLSVPERELRPLDVSRRRFLRNAGLLGATVAGAGALSAGTASASPGWDGPGRYQWLSGDHHIHTQYSNDAMYTVEQQVAGGVRNGLDWMVITDHGYLAHEKYAVQQTYADVLKARQKHRGLLLWQGLEWNTPAAEHSTVFFDCSHDEAQMLQTFEQLFDGNVNGTNPSSPANELIAVQGLRWLDAQVRAGKINSALFLANHPSRNGRLSPHELRNWRDVAPHIAVGMEGSPGAQADSTPIALGGNGALRGGYSNSPGADSWPGYPLELYRTHGGFDWMTAKLGGLWDSMLAEGRGWWITSNSDSHRNFGDTLTSPSPDADYSTTGKHLDPVDSGVKHSWADFWPGQYSRTVVGATDRSYRAVMDGIRNGRVWVAMGGLLAGLEVTVFSDEGGWPVTLGGRTTVRRGGNVTILVVARLATRPNAGGSVPKLARMDLIQGQVTGPVTDRDTFATPAVRVVQSFETRRGFVPVAVFQHTFRNVRDPFYLRLRGTDGNFHAAGSLEPRMDPAGGVDPWSDLWTYSNPVFVDVC from the coding sequence GTGCACGACCACCACCACCATCACGGTGACACGCCCGACTACGCCGACCTCTCCGTGCCGGAGCGCGAGCTGCGCCCGCTGGACGTGAGCCGCCGGCGGTTCCTGCGCAACGCCGGCCTGCTCGGCGCCACCGTCGCCGGCGCGGGCGCGCTGTCGGCCGGCACCGCATCGGCGTCGCCGGGTTGGGACGGCCCCGGCCGCTACCAGTGGCTGTCCGGCGACCACCACATCCACACGCAGTACTCCAACGACGCCATGTACACGGTGGAGCAGCAGGTCGCCGGGGGTGTGCGCAACGGGTTGGACTGGATGGTCATCACCGACCACGGCTACCTGGCCCACGAGAAGTACGCGGTCCAGCAGACCTATGCCGACGTGCTGAAGGCCCGCCAGAAGCACCGCGGGCTGCTGCTGTGGCAGGGGCTGGAGTGGAACACCCCGGCGGCCGAGCACTCCACGGTGTTCTTCGACTGCTCGCACGACGAGGCGCAGATGCTCCAGACGTTCGAGCAGCTGTTCGACGGCAACGTCAACGGCACCAATCCGAGCTCGCCGGCCAACGAGCTGATCGCCGTGCAGGGCCTGCGCTGGCTCGACGCCCAGGTGCGGGCCGGCAAAATCAACTCGGCGCTGTTCCTGGCCAACCACCCGTCCCGCAACGGCCGGCTCTCGCCGCACGAGCTGCGCAACTGGCGGGACGTCGCGCCGCACATCGCCGTCGGTATGGAAGGCTCCCCCGGCGCGCAGGCCGACAGCACGCCCATCGCGCTGGGCGGCAACGGCGCCTTGCGCGGCGGCTACTCCAACAGCCCCGGCGCCGACTCGTGGCCCGGCTATCCGCTGGAGCTGTACCGCACGCACGGCGGCTTCGACTGGATGACGGCCAAGCTCGGCGGGCTGTGGGACTCCATGCTGGCCGAGGGCCGGGGCTGGTGGATCACGTCCAACTCCGACTCGCACCGCAACTTCGGCGACACCCTGACCAGCCCTTCGCCCGACGCCGACTACAGCACCACCGGCAAGCACCTCGACCCCGTGGACAGCGGCGTCAAGCACAGCTGGGCCGACTTCTGGCCCGGCCAGTACTCGCGGACCGTGGTCGGCGCGACCGACCGCAGCTACCGCGCGGTCATGGACGGCATCCGCAACGGCCGGGTCTGGGTCGCGATGGGCGGCCTGCTCGCCGGCCTCGAGGTGACCGTGTTCTCCGACGAGGGCGGCTGGCCGGTCACGTTGGGCGGCCGGACAACCGTCCGTCGGGGCGGCAACGTGACGATCCTCGTGGTGGCCCGGTTGGCCACCCGGCCGAACGCCGGCGGGAGCGTGCCCAAGTTGGCTCGCATGGACCTGATCCAGGGCCAGGTCACCGGACCGGTCACCGATCGCGACACCTTCGCCACCCCGGCCGTCCGCGTCGTGCAGTCCTTCGAGACGCGCCGCGGGTTCGTGCCCGTCGCCGTCTTCCAGCACACCTTCCGCAACGTCCGCGACCCCTTCTACCTGCGACTTCGCGGCACCGACGGAAACTTCCACGCTGCTGGCTCACTTGAGCCACGAATGGATCCGGCCGGCGGAGTGGATCCGTGGAGCGACTTGTGGACGTACTCCAACCCCGTGTTCGTGGACGTGTGCTGA
- a CDS encoding MarR family winged helix-turn-helix transcriptional regulator: protein MTLADEDVRRAQGWCTLAALHNRIEDRLERALQASHQLSVREYGVLLTLSSQVEHHLRMNQLADAVVLSQSATTRLVNRLEDRGLLRRYLCPTDRRGIYTEVTEDGFALLEAARPVNDTELEKALGEAAGNPEFAPLVRALSA, encoded by the coding sequence GTGACACTGGCCGACGAGGACGTCCGGCGCGCGCAGGGCTGGTGCACGCTGGCGGCCCTGCACAACCGCATCGAGGACCGCCTGGAACGGGCCCTGCAGGCCTCCCACCAGCTGTCCGTCCGGGAGTACGGCGTGCTGTTGACGCTGTCCAGCCAGGTCGAGCACCACCTGCGGATGAATCAGCTGGCCGACGCCGTGGTGCTCAGCCAGTCGGCGACCACCCGGCTGGTCAACCGGCTGGAGGACCGCGGGCTGCTGCGCCGGTACCTGTGCCCCACCGACCGGCGCGGCATCTACACCGAGGTCACCGAGGACGGGTTCGCCCTGCTCGAGGCGGCCCGGCCGGTCAACGACACCGAACTGGAGAAGGCGCTGGGCGAGGCCGCCGGCAATCCCGAGTTCGCCCCGTTGGTGCGGGCCCTGTCGGCCTGA